A section of the Clostridium felsineum DSM 794 genome encodes:
- a CDS encoding enhanced serine sensitivity protein SseB: MEIAMLDEARKDQIGVVFLLKKDTSIKKIRRLNIQEIIFLICSARFFKSKQTIISDNFQKKIDIFTKVLLEKIKNADELFIIYDKNTEYPYIDSKERIWIFSKEKYAVHVKDYFAKTISLEVKRVIGQEVVNEFDNFYRLGIEKIIVDNGQYAVEIKRDEILKKFNSKNTLTINIPVENPKLQYSMIRFFQNLYDRDEYKGKKEFLSKLEVKMLDELVSAKYLVPIKVRNGAPIISREQINTVLNKKDTEIASIVSDDDTNWLPAFTDWEEFERIYHKNMWKGYIASYDELMELCSKMSGVVINCRGLALHIDEKNRRVLEQYEKGNEDIIEEKNEEEEEVVEKKVEPKDTQITLSEPEEYPKEMIEAIKEYMRSKKSINKAYLRLMMKNQNKSYLIVIDFSEKDKKVFDEIAEVAIPYLDGKYLDMVQMDKWAKEALVDVKPFYKKKFLGLF; the protein is encoded by the coding sequence ATGGAGATAGCAATGTTGGATGAAGCAAGAAAAGATCAAATAGGAGTGGTATTTTTATTAAAAAAAGATACATCAATAAAAAAAATACGAAGATTAAACATTCAAGAAATTATTTTTTTAATTTGCTCTGCAAGGTTTTTTAAATCAAAGCAAACAATTATTAGTGATAATTTTCAAAAAAAGATTGATATTTTTACGAAGGTACTATTAGAGAAAATAAAAAATGCTGATGAATTGTTTATTATATATGATAAAAATACTGAATATCCATATATAGATTCCAAGGAAAGAATATGGATATTTTCAAAAGAGAAGTATGCTGTTCATGTAAAAGATTACTTCGCTAAAACTATAAGTCTTGAAGTAAAAAGAGTAATTGGACAAGAAGTAGTTAATGAATTTGATAATTTTTATAGGTTAGGCATAGAAAAAATAATAGTAGATAATGGTCAATATGCTGTGGAAATTAAAAGGGACGAGATACTAAAAAAGTTTAATTCAAAAAATACTCTTACAATAAATATTCCAGTTGAAAATCCTAAATTGCAATATAGCATGATAAGGTTTTTTCAAAATTTATATGATAGAGATGAATATAAAGGTAAAAAAGAGTTTTTAAGTAAGCTAGAAGTAAAAATGCTTGATGAATTGGTAAGTGCTAAATATTTAGTTCCAATAAAGGTTAGAAATGGAGCACCTATAATTTCACGAGAGCAAATAAACACTGTTTTAAATAAAAAAGACACTGAAATTGCCAGCATAGTAAGTGATGATGATACAAATTGGCTTCCAGCATTTACAGATTGGGAAGAGTTTGAAAGGATATATCACAAAAATATGTGGAAAGGCTACATAGCGTCTTACGATGAATTAATGGAATTATGCTCGAAAATGAGTGGAGTAGTTATAAATTGTAGGGGATTAGCGCTTCATATAGATGAAAAAAATAGAAGAGTATTAGAGCAGTATGAAAAAGGCAATGAGGATATTATAGAAGAGAAAAATGAAGAAGAGGAAGAAGTAGTAGAGAAAAAGGTTGAACCTAAGGATACGCAAATTACGCTTAGTGAGCCAGAAGAGTATCCAAAAGAAATGATAGAAGCGATAAAGGAATATATGAGAAGTAAAAAATCTATTAATAAGGCATATTTAAGACTTATGATGAAAAATCAAAATAAGAGTTATTTAATAGTTATAGATTTTAGTGAAAAGGATAAAAAAGTATTTGATGAAATTGCAGAAGTAGCAATTCCTTATTTAGATGGTAAGTACCTTGATATGGTGCAAATGGATAAGTGGGCGAAGGAAGCATTAGTAGACGTTAAGCCTTTCTATAAAAAGAAGTTTTTGGGCTTGTTTTAA
- a CDS encoding prolyl oligopeptidase family serine peptidase gives MQKNTKKFKRLMLSLLLSLTILSPIASSVSAKSIQINHCSYHTITTVEDWGASIPKIIIKLDKKISKKSITKDTFKVYVTREDKRLDKSLIDEGYREVTTAYICDKNGNSTNSSSKYVALEMQIGPNIQLSSAINYDIKSNFNNWVNCKYTITQQKDIQTKSGAISNLVINKNEGNTRVLVDKFKTGKFTYSNTSLTYASYKPANNGKKRPLIIWLHGLGEGGTDATIPISANKADNFVSKDMQAYFHGAYVLVPQTPGRWMDGFKSFGDGTSVYENALISLIKNYIHSHNDIDTNRIYIGGDSNGGYMTMLMIRDYPKYFAAAFPTCEALSDNLISDADINKIKNLPIWFTAAKTDPVVDPSKYVLPTYNRLIKAGAKDVNLSYFDNVVDTSGLYKKQDGTPYEYNGHWSWIYVLNNQCTKQDSRLTIMQWLSKKSLKK, from the coding sequence ATGCAAAAAAACACAAAAAAATTCAAAAGACTAATGTTATCTCTATTACTAAGTTTAACTATTTTATCACCTATTGCCTCAAGTGTATCGGCAAAAAGTATTCAAATTAATCATTGCTCTTATCATACAATTACTACTGTTGAAGATTGGGGGGCATCTATTCCCAAGATAATTATAAAACTAGATAAAAAAATATCTAAGAAATCTATTACAAAAGATACTTTTAAGGTATATGTAACAAGAGAAGATAAAAGACTTGATAAATCTTTAATTGATGAGGGTTACAGAGAAGTAACAACCGCTTACATTTGTGATAAAAATGGTAATTCTACAAATAGTAGTAGTAAATATGTAGCTTTAGAAATGCAAATTGGACCTAACATACAATTAAGTTCAGCTATTAACTATGACATAAAGAGTAATTTTAACAATTGGGTGAACTGTAAATATACAATTACACAACAAAAGGATATACAAACCAAATCCGGTGCAATCTCAAATTTAGTTATAAATAAAAATGAAGGAAACACAAGAGTTCTTGTTGATAAGTTTAAAACAGGTAAATTTACTTACAGTAATACTTCTTTAACTTATGCCAGCTATAAACCAGCAAACAATGGAAAGAAAAGGCCATTGATAATATGGTTACATGGACTTGGTGAAGGTGGTACTGATGCTACTATACCTATTTCAGCAAATAAAGCTGACAATTTTGTATCAAAAGATATGCAAGCATACTTTCATGGAGCATACGTTCTAGTACCTCAAACACCTGGCCGTTGGATGGATGGTTTTAAAAGTTTTGGTGATGGGACTTCTGTGTATGAAAATGCTCTTATATCTTTAATTAAAAATTACATTCATAGCCATAATGATATTGATACCAATAGAATATATATTGGAGGCGATTCTAACGGTGGATATATGACAATGCTAATGATTAGAGATTATCCTAAATATTTTGCAGCAGCATTTCCAACCTGTGAAGCTCTAAGTGATAATTTAATTTCTGATGCAGATATTAATAAAATAAAAAATCTCCCTATATGGTTTACAGCTGCTAAAACAGATCCTGTTGTTGATCCATCTAAATATGTTCTTCCTACATACAACCGTTTGATTAAAGCAGGTGCAAAGGATGTTAATCTGTCATATTTCGATAATGTAGTTGATACTTCAGGTTTATATAAAAAACAAGATGGCACACCATATGAATATAACGGTCACTGGTCTTGGATTTATGTACTTAATAATCAATGCACAAAACAAGATAGTAGACTAACAATTATGCAGTGGTTATCTAAGAAATCCTTAAAGAAATAA
- a CDS encoding AAA family ATPase, with protein MDIKKFLQEKNYNFKEIAKEFEIIEKLKVVEQNRSYHGEGNVYKHTSLVCMEVLKLEEWKDLKEEERAVLYFAALFHDIGKVFTTRNEEGQIVSPRHAIKGAKVFRDLAYREYEIKKDLREDIASLIRYHGLPLYFLERESIDYDIIKAAEVTNLKLLYLLSKCDLMGRICADKEIMLEKVMYFKSYSKELGCFYGPKKFKNDYTRFLYFTKGNVHFTSEVFDNRDFEVKIMVGVPLVGKDTYINEKLKSLKVISLDDIREEINISPKKGFGKVGTIAFSRAKEFLRKKEAFVWNATNLKRENRQKLIRLCTAYGARVRFIYLEVEYKELLKRNKLRKRSVPVNIINKMIKNMDMLEGEEIQR; from the coding sequence ATGGATATTAAAAAATTTTTACAAGAGAAAAACTATAATTTCAAAGAAATAGCTAAAGAGTTTGAAATTATAGAAAAGCTTAAAGTTGTAGAACAGAACAGAAGCTATCATGGTGAAGGAAATGTTTATAAGCATACAAGTTTGGTTTGTATGGAGGTCTTAAAGTTAGAGGAGTGGAAAGATTTAAAGGAAGAAGAAAGGGCTGTGCTGTATTTTGCTGCATTGTTTCATGATATAGGAAAAGTTTTCACCACAAGAAATGAAGAAGGACAAATAGTTTCCCCACGCCATGCTATAAAGGGAGCAAAGGTATTTAGAGACTTAGCTTATAGAGAATACGAAATAAAAAAGGATTTGAGAGAAGATATTGCTTCCTTGATAAGATATCATGGGTTACCCTTGTATTTTCTTGAAAGAGAAAGTATTGATTATGATATTATAAAGGCTGCCGAAGTAACTAACCTGAAGTTACTCTATTTATTGTCTAAGTGTGATTTAATGGGACGTATATGTGCTGATAAAGAAATAATGCTTGAAAAAGTTATGTATTTTAAGTCATACTCAAAGGAGCTTGGATGCTTTTATGGACCAAAAAAATTTAAAAATGACTATACAAGATTTTTATATTTTACAAAAGGAAATGTACATTTTACATCAGAAGTTTTTGATAATAGAGATTTTGAAGTTAAAATAATGGTAGGAGTTCCTTTAGTGGGGAAGGATACTTATATAAATGAAAAACTAAAGAGTTTAAAAGTAATATCCTTAGATGATATTAGAGAAGAAATTAATATTTCACCTAAAAAAGGTTTTGGAAAAGTTGGAACTATTGCATTTTCTAGAGCAAAAGAATTTTTGAGAAAAAAAGAAGCTTTTGTTTGGAATGCAACAAATTTAAAAAGAGAAAATAGGCAAAAATTAATAAGATTATGTACAGCTTATGGAGCAAGGGTTAGGTTTATATATTTAGAAGTTGAATACAAAGAGTTGCTGAAAAGAAATAAATTAAGAAAAAGGTCAGTGCCAGTTAATATTATAAATAAAATGATAAAGAATATGGATATGCTTGAGGGGGAAGAAATTCAAAGATGA
- a CDS encoding RNA ligase family protein: protein MERLYKYPRTQHLEGSKFQNGDEDLEGVKFHDIKEKFCVLEEKVDGANCGISFDRNGKMYLQSRGHFLNGGYGEKQFDLFKTWANTFKYKLWKLLGSRYVMYGEWLYAKHTVFYDELEHYFMEFDMFDKIEEKFLSTKRRKEMLEDFNFIKSVLILKEGKINSIDEIKLLLNKSNFKSHKWKKNLETVCKESGLSYELVKKQTDFTDLMEGIYIKVEDDKYVLRRLKYVRASFLNTIMDSETHWVNRPIIPNKLKDQIDIFNSGV, encoded by the coding sequence TTGGAAAGATTATATAAATACCCAAGAACTCAGCATCTTGAAGGATCAAAATTTCAAAATGGAGATGAAGACTTAGAAGGCGTGAAATTTCATGATATCAAAGAAAAGTTTTGTGTACTTGAAGAAAAGGTAGATGGAGCAAATTGTGGTATTAGCTTTGATAGGAATGGAAAAATGTATCTTCAGAGTAGAGGACACTTTTTAAATGGTGGATATGGAGAAAAACAATTTGATTTATTCAAAACTTGGGCAAATACATTTAAATATAAGCTTTGGAAGCTTTTGGGTAGTAGATATGTTATGTATGGAGAATGGCTCTATGCAAAACATACTGTATTTTATGATGAATTAGAACATTATTTTATGGAATTTGATATGTTTGATAAGATTGAGGAAAAATTTTTAAGTACCAAAAGAAGGAAGGAAATGCTTGAAGATTTTAATTTTATAAAGTCAGTTTTGATATTGAAAGAAGGAAAAATAAATTCTATAGATGAAATAAAGCTTCTTTTAAATAAATCTAATTTCAAATCACATAAATGGAAAAAGAATTTAGAGACTGTATGCAAAGAATCAGGTTTGTCTTATGAGTTAGTAAAAAAGCAGACGGATTTTACTGATTTAATGGAAGGAATATATATAAAGGTAGAAGATGATAAATATGTTCTTAGAAGGCTCAAGTATGTTAGAGCTTCATTTTTAAATACGATTATGGATTCTGAAACTCATTGGGTAAATAGGCCTATAATCCCCAATAAACTAAAAGATCAAATAGATATTTTTAATAGTGGGGTGTAG
- a CDS encoding peptide MFS transporter: MTVRQTNSAIINEASQNKKFKTKHPPGLYMLFFTEMWERFSYYGMRALLVMYLTTKFVQGGLGVSDATATSLYGTFTSLVYLTPIIGGYLSDRYLGQRKAITIGGIIMAIGQLTLFSNQSMTALYAGLLLLIVGNGFFKPNISTLVGQLYPEGDKRKDSAFTIFYMGINLGSFFAPLICGTLAESVMATTSSAGQILHYGFRYGFLVAGIGMIIGQIIFNALSNRFLGDIGKVPVTKRTTNTTDKQEKNRPLTKQERNRTIVICILAVFVIVFWTGYEQAGSSFTLYTQNFLNRHVGGFDVPVSWFQSLNPLFILILGIPMSKLWLKLASSKKGDLSIPTKMALGLILLGLGFLLMVGAAMQNNGNAASNAMKASMLWMVGAYFLHTIGELCLSPVGLSMVSSLAPAKFASLLMGVWMLSNFVANKLAGVVAGYTETLGYSQIFGVLSGLAILIGVILLVLNKKLVKMME, encoded by the coding sequence ATGACAGTTAGGCAGACAAATAGCGCAATTATAAATGAAGCTTCTCAAAACAAAAAATTCAAAACAAAACATCCACCGGGCTTATATATGCTATTTTTCACAGAAATGTGGGAACGATTTAGTTATTATGGTATGAGAGCTTTACTTGTAATGTATTTAACTACAAAATTTGTACAAGGTGGACTTGGTGTTAGTGATGCTACTGCAACAAGTTTATATGGTACTTTCACTTCTCTCGTATACCTTACTCCAATAATTGGTGGATACCTCTCAGATAGATATCTTGGTCAAAGGAAGGCTATAACTATTGGTGGAATAATTATGGCTATTGGACAACTTACCTTGTTCTCTAATCAAAGTATGACCGCTTTATATGCTGGATTACTTTTACTTATAGTTGGTAATGGTTTCTTTAAGCCAAACATCTCCACATTAGTAGGTCAACTGTACCCAGAAGGAGATAAAAGAAAAGATTCAGCGTTTACTATTTTCTATATGGGAATAAACTTAGGTTCATTCTTTGCCCCATTAATATGTGGTACTTTAGCTGAAAGCGTAATGGCGACAACATCAAGCGCCGGACAGATTTTACACTACGGATTTAGATACGGCTTCTTAGTTGCTGGTATTGGCATGATTATCGGACAAATTATTTTTAATGCTTTATCAAACAGATTTCTTGGAGATATCGGTAAAGTTCCAGTTACTAAAAGGACTACAAACACTACTGATAAACAAGAAAAAAATAGACCTTTAACTAAACAAGAAAGAAATAGAACTATTGTTATCTGTATATTAGCAGTTTTTGTAATAGTTTTCTGGACAGGCTATGAACAGGCAGGAAGTTCCTTTACTCTCTATACTCAGAATTTTTTAAATAGGCATGTTGGTGGTTTTGACGTACCAGTTTCTTGGTTCCAATCGCTAAATCCACTTTTCATATTAATTCTTGGAATACCTATGTCAAAATTATGGTTAAAGTTAGCTTCTAGCAAAAAAGGTGATTTAAGTATCCCAACAAAAATGGCTTTGGGCTTAATACTTTTAGGTTTAGGTTTCCTACTTATGGTTGGAGCTGCTATGCAGAATAACGGAAATGCTGCAAGTAATGCTATGAAGGCCAGTATGCTTTGGATGGTAGGCGCTTACTTCTTACATACAATTGGAGAGCTTTGCTTATCACCGGTTGGTCTTTCAATGGTAAGTTCACTAGCACCAGCTAAATTTGCATCACTTCTAATGGGTGTATGGATGCTAAGTAACTTTGTTGCTAATAAGTTAGCTGGAGTTGTTGCTGGATATACTGAAACTTTAGGTTATTCACAAATATTTGGTGTCTTATCTGGTCTAGCTATACTAATAGGTGTCATATTATTAGTTTTAAATAAAAAATTAGTAAAAATGATGGAATAA
- a CDS encoding 3'-5' exoribonuclease YhaM family protein, which produces MKESFLINLKDKDNIKISLMIMKIIFRETDKSICILADKTGEVKASVPGRDNLKPGMVLELKGSKNINLEVKSYKVIENYNLTDYLPTVKRPIEDIMKEMDLYTDRYVLSREGKSLNDYFFKNDEFINKFKNGIGGVSMHHNYIGGLAEHTLGVMKITAELCEKYECRRTETAVLAAKLHDIGKVYEYDCNGPFKYTMRGQMEGHIVIGVELVDGAVKEKPNFYTEDFVNRIKGCIVQHHGKLEFGSPREMNMEESFIINYADSIDATMNKISQLKEKTEPNTWSEFDRRIERKLYL; this is translated from the coding sequence ATGAAGGAAAGTTTCTTAATAAACTTAAAAGATAAAGATAATATAAAAATATCATTAATGATAATGAAAATAATATTTAGAGAGACAGATAAAAGTATATGTATACTAGCAGATAAAACAGGAGAAGTAAAGGCTAGCGTGCCAGGTAGAGATAATCTTAAGCCAGGTATGGTATTGGAGCTAAAAGGAAGCAAAAATATAAATTTAGAGGTTAAAAGTTATAAAGTTATAGAAAATTATAATTTAACAGATTATCTTCCAACGGTTAAGAGACCTATTGAAGACATAATGAAGGAAATGGATTTGTATACGGATAGATATGTTCTGTCAAGAGAAGGAAAATCTTTGAATGATTATTTTTTTAAGAATGATGAGTTTATAAATAAATTTAAAAATGGCATAGGAGGAGTTTCTATGCATCATAATTATATTGGTGGACTTGCAGAACATACTTTAGGAGTAATGAAGATAACTGCTGAACTTTGTGAAAAGTATGAGTGTAGAAGAACAGAAACAGCAGTATTAGCAGCAAAGCTTCATGATATAGGTAAGGTTTATGAATATGATTGCAATGGACCTTTTAAATATACTATGAGAGGGCAAATGGAAGGACACATTGTTATCGGTGTAGAACTTGTAGATGGAGCAGTAAAGGAGAAACCAAATTTTTATACAGAAGACTTTGTTAACAGAATAAAGGGGTGTATTGTTCAACATCATGGTAAGCTTGAGTTTGGATCTCCAAGGGAAATGAATATGGAAGAGTCCTTTATAATTAATTATGCAGATTCAATAGATGCTACTATGAATAAAATATCTCAGTTAAAGGAGAAAACAGAGCCTAATACTTGGTCAGAATTTGATAGAAGAATTGAGAGAAAATTATATTTATAA
- a CDS encoding nitroreductase family protein: MDLMDAIDVRCSRRKYVKESIEDNKVVHLKNLIEKVNKEGDLKLQLILDDGRAFQNLKKSYGMFSGVENYIGLVGKNDKLLREKIGYYGEKIVLEATRMGLGTCWVGGTFDKDACTCDIKTGESLIGVIAIGNVKKNSSIKEKLISNLIHRKTKTVEQMYESKEEVPAWFKEGMKAVQKAPSAINKQPVKFKFENGIVSARVNGDNEYEEIDLGIAKLHFETGAKGGKWQWGNGAEFIK, translated from the coding sequence ATGGATTTGATGGATGCAATTGATGTAAGATGTTCAAGAAGAAAATATGTTAAAGAAAGCATAGAGGACAATAAAGTTGTACATCTTAAAAATTTGATAGAAAAAGTAAACAAAGAAGGAGATTTGAAGCTTCAATTGATTTTAGATGATGGTAGGGCATTCCAGAACCTTAAAAAAAGTTATGGTATGTTTAGTGGAGTAGAAAATTATATTGGTTTAGTAGGGAAAAATGATAAATTGTTAAGAGAAAAAATAGGTTATTATGGTGAAAAAATTGTATTAGAAGCAACAAGGATGGGATTAGGAACATGTTGGGTAGGTGGAACCTTTGATAAGGATGCCTGTACCTGTGACATAAAAACAGGAGAAAGTTTAATTGGTGTAATTGCAATAGGAAATGTTAAAAAAAATAGCAGTATTAAGGAAAAGCTTATATCAAATTTAATTCATAGAAAAACAAAAACGGTAGAACAAATGTATGAATCAAAGGAAGAAGTCCCAGCTTGGTTTAAAGAGGGGATGAAGGCAGTGCAAAAAGCACCCTCAGCTATAAATAAGCAGCCGGTTAAATTTAAATTTGAGAATGGCATTGTTTCAGCACGTGTAAATGGAGATAATGAGTATGAAGAAATTGATCTTGGTATTGCAAAACTTCATTTTGAAACAGGTGCTAAAGGTGGAAAATGGCAGTGGGGAAATGGGGCAGAATTTATTAAGTAG
- a CDS encoding ABC transporter ATP-binding protein/permease, translating to MALQDIHLFTVTIRDADKIMVIDGGEIIEIGNHDELIKKGEYYYMCFNQFKNSEEED from the coding sequence ATGGCGCTTCAAGATATCCATCTTTTTACAGTTACTATAAGAGATGCTGACAAGATAATGGTAATTGATGGTGGTGAGATTATAGAAATAGGGAATCACGATGAACTCATAAAAAAAGGTGAGTATTATTATATGTGTTTTAATCAATTTAAAAATAGTGAGGAGGAAGATTAA